A region of Culicoides brevitarsis isolate CSIRO-B50_1 chromosome 1, AGI_CSIRO_Cbre_v1, whole genome shotgun sequence DNA encodes the following proteins:
- the LOC134827125 gene encoding uncharacterized protein LOC134827125 encodes MMGKALIITLFGFLAINQVMGRLLVTNVHMDSHPDYIKSTVQLKKVNGHVLVSGEGYVMQDIDSDITVSGNIAVLNNGRYEPILRIEPLSFCKFINGKRKSPILKLIWKMVSKFGRLPQSCPVRKGHYFINDFELDEGLIPALAPAADYRVEVQAFVDEMGVQKQIHKVIAHASIIPEEEETDASSDSQE; translated from the exons atgaTGGGAAAAGCTTTAATTATCACCCTTTTCGGGTTTTTAGCTATCAATCAAGTAATGGGGCGTCTTTTGGTAACAAACGTTCACATGGATAGTCACCCCGATTACATCAAGTCAAccgttcaattgaaaaaagtaaatgggCATGTTTTGGTTTCCGGAGAAGGATACGTTATGCAAGACATTGACTCTGACATTACC GTTAGCGGAAATATTGCTGTTCTCAATAATGGTCGTTACGAGCCAATTCTACGTATTGAGCCTCTTAGCTTTTGCAAATTCATTAACGGAAAACGTAAGAGCCCAATTTTGAAGTTGATTTGGAAAATGGTTTCGAAATTTGGGCGTTTGCCACAATCTTGCCCgg tTCGCAAAGGACATTATTTCATCAACGATTTTGAACTTGATGAAGGACTTATTCCTGCATTAGCTCCCGCTGCTGATTATCGCGTCGAAGTTCAAGCCTTCGTCGATGAGATGGGCGTTCAAAAACAAATTCACAAAGTTATTGCCCATGCTTCCATCATTCCTGAAGAGGAAGAAACTGACGCCTCAAGCGATAGCCAAGAATAA